One segment of Tetrapisispora phaffii CBS 4417 chromosome 1, complete genome DNA contains the following:
- the HOG1 gene encoding mitogen-activated protein kinase HOG1 (similar to Saccharomyces cerevisiae HOG1 (YLR113W); ancestral locus Anc_8.302) → MSTNEEFIRTQIFGTVFEITNRYVDLNPVGMGAFGLVCSATDTLTTQPVAIKKIMKPFSTAVLAKRTYRELKLLKHLRHENLICLQDIFLSPLEDIYFVTELQGTDLHRLLQTRPLEKQFVQYFLYQILRGLKYVHSAGVIHRDLKPSNILINENCDLKICDFGLARIQDPQMTGYVSTRYYRAPEIMLTWQKYDVEVDIWSAGCIFAEMIEGKPLFPGKDHVHQFSIITDLLGSPPNDVIDTICSENTLKFVTSLPHRDPVPFSERFKTVEPDAVDLLEKMLVFDPKKRLTAANALAHSYLAPYHDPTDEPVAEAKFDWNFNDADLPVDTWRVMMYSEILDFHKIDGTDGQIDTSATFDDQVAAATAAAAQAQAQAQIQAQIQAQAHSQAQDISNAHATDQGKNIPNDQAVNAVNETISNYADQAIQYANEFQQ, encoded by the coding sequence ATGTCGACGAATGAAGAGTTTATTAGAACTCAAATATTCGGTAcagtttttgaaattacAAACAGATATGTAGATCTAAACCCTGTTGGTATGGGTGCCTTTGGATTGGTTTGTTCAGCTACAGATACTTTGACTACTCAACCAGTAGCCATTAAAAAGATTATGAAACCTTTCTCAACTGCTGTTTTGGCAAAAAGAACCTACAgagaattaaaattattgaaacatttaagacatgaaaatttaatttgtttaCAAGATATCTTTCTATCTCCATTAGAAGACATTTATTTCGTAACAGAGTTACAAGGAACAGATTTACACAGATTATTACAAACAAGACCCCTTGAGAAACAATTCGTTCAATACTTCTTATATCAAATCTTAAGAGgtttaaaatatgttcaTTCAGCAGGTGTTATTCATAGAGATTTAAAACCAAGtaatatattgattaatGAAAACTGTGACTTAAAAATTTGTGATTTTGGTTTAGCAAGAATTCAAGATCCACAAATGACAGGTTACGTTTCAACAAGATATTACAGAGCTCCAGAAATTATGTTAACGTGGCAAAAATACGATGTTGAAGTTGATATTTGGTCTGCAGGTTGTATTTTCGCCGAAATGATAGAAGGAAAACCATTGTTCCCAGGTAAAGATCACGTTCATCAATTCTCAATCATCACTGACTTATTAGGTTCGCCACCAAATGATGTTATTGATACAATTTGTTCGGAAAATACCTTAAAGTTTGTCACTTCATTGCCTCACAGAGACCCTGTTCCATTCTCTGAGAGATTTAAAACCGTAGAACCAGATGCAGTAGATCTATTAGAAAAAATGCTAGTATTCGATCCAAAAAAGAGATTAACTGCTGCCAATGCTTTAGCTCACTCATATCTGGCTCCTTACCATGATCCAACAGATGAACCAGTTGCCGAAGCAAAATTTGATTGGAATTTCAATGATGCAGATTTGCCTGTGGATACATGGAGAGTCATGATGTACTCAGAAATTTTAGACTTCCACAAAATAGATGGTACAGATGGTCAAATCGATACATCTGCTACTTTCGATGACCAAGTAGCAGCAGCcacagcagcagcagccCAGGCTCAGGCCCAAGCACAGATCCAAGCACAAATTCAAGCTCAAGCTCATTCACAAGCGCAAGATATATCAAATGCACATGCTACTGATCAGGGCAAAAACATTCCAAATGATCAAGCTGTAAATGCCGTTAATGAAACCATCTCAAATTATGCAGATCAAGCTATTCAATACGCCAATGAATTTCAACAATAA
- the CCW12 gene encoding Ccw12p (similar to Saccharomyces cerevisiae YDR134C (Scer_YGOB_YDR134C) and CCW12 (YLR110C); ancestral locus Anc_8.301): protein MQFSTVASFAAVAAVATAASNSTDANVTTEYVSDNQTTLVTITSCEDHACSETVSTALVSTATVTENGVVTEYTTWCPLSSEEAAPATVAPHSVAANSTSTTHAVSSYEGAAVKALPAGAALLAGAAALLL from the coding sequence ATGCAATTTTCCACTGTCGCTTCTTTTGCCGCCGTCGCCGCCGTTGCCACCGCCGCTTCTAACTCCACTGACGCTAACGTCACCACTGAATACGTTTCTGACAACCAAACTACCTTGGTCACCATCACTTCTTGTGAAGACCACGCTTGTTCCGAAACTGTTTCCACTGCTTTAGTTTCCACTGCTACTGTCACTGAAAACGGTGTTGTCACTGAATACACTACCTGGTGTCCACTTTCTTCTGAAGAAGCTGCTCCAGCTACCGTCGCTCCACATTCTGTCGCCGCTAACTCTACTTCCACCACCCACGCTGTCTCTTCTTACGAAGGTGCTGCTGTCAAGGCTTTACCAGCCGGTGCCGCTTTATTAGCCGGTGCTGCtgctttattattataa
- the TPHA0A01650 gene encoding uncharacterized protein (similar to Saccharomyces cerevisiae YDR131C; ancestral locus Anc_8.298): MLDKLPDELFSRVSEFLTQRDKISLSYVSKAVYDKILSSIYQNLYLNERPYYPTDLDPLLGSSKWSYLAYSLDRDLKTKNLLCMEKFKILIESLDNNKIKLAPLIRNIHCNWNLDDTLMKQFINLLILYCNNLQSFDNYIKDYITYSLIEKKTTLKTLTLTPPSKLPDVSMATEQYYNKLYKMIEPLDWNRIETLTIHVNACTFFEKRDKPLKIKSLCLNLRPDTHNTQPIDFINPTHYYDIFDIDALEELEILSWYNNNDSDLDLYEMWQLNDFLRFKNIKELILSSLFAKEPFITKCIKNFNNLETLKLDYMFDAPMSKTFLDTMGMSACKDKIKYIDIKFEPLDTALLFIEQDEISEFKINVVCKCDDCNETLHNVILKKYFPSQDSFTISDFSDVEDKNFLLQMFKLYPIIPYCHILGEYPPIAFNAASLSEHAKKVNSLLKYNPSDNTSISEEDIIKLYHAHTHSLKKTFDYFLQKFSNLQYLVLNDMPTKIIRVDEHQRCNVPIFHHFNYKSNQIYELVNAESLFS; encoded by the coding sequence atgctGGATAAATTACctgatgaattattttcaagGGTAAGCGAGTTTTTAACTCAACGGGATAAGATCTCACTCTCGTATGTTTCCAAAGCCGTCTACGACAAGATCctttcttcaatttatcaaaatttatatttaaatgaaagACCATACTACCCGACTGATTTAGACCCACTTCTTGGTTCTTCGAAATGGTCTTATTTAGCATACTCTTTAGATCGagatttgaaaacaaaaaatctTCTATGCATGGAAAAATTCAAGATTCTAATAGAATCattagataataataaaataaaactgGCTCCTCTAATTCGAAATATTCATTGTAATTGGAATTTAGATGATACTTTAATGAAACagtttattaatttacTAATACTATATTGTAACAATTTACAAAGTTttgataattatattaaagattACATCACTTATTCACttatagaaaaaaaaacaacctTAAAGACATTAACATTAACCCCACCATCAAAATTACCTGATGTTAGCATGGCCACTGAACAATACTATAATaagttatataaaatgataGAACCATTGGATTGGAATAGAATAGAAACGTTGACTATTCATGTAAATGCATGCACTTTCTTCGAGAAAAGAGATAAAccattgaaaataaaatctttaTGTTTAAATTTGAGACCTGATACACATAACACACAACCTATAGATTTTATCAATCCCACTCATTACTATGATATATTCGATATTGATGCATTAGAAGAACTAGAAATTTTATCATGGTACAATAATAACGACTCGGATTTAGATTTATATGAAATGTGGCAATTAAATGACTTTCTGagatttaaaaacattaaagaattaattttatcttcCCTATTCGCTAAGGAACCATTCATAACGAAGTgcataaaaaattttaataacttaGAAACACTAAAATTAGATTATATGTTCGATGCTCCAATGTCGAAAACGTTTTTGGATACCATGGGCATGTCAGCATGcaaagataaaattaaatacattgatataaaatttgaacCATTGGATActgcattattatttatcgAACAAGATGAGATATcagaatttaaaatcaatgtCGTCTGTAAATGTGATGATTGTAATGAAACTTTACACAACGtcattttaaagaaatattttcctTCTCAAGACTCCTTTACCATTAGTGATTTTAGTGATGTTGAAGATAAAAACTTTTTACTTCAAATGTTTAAACTATATCCTATCATTCCATATTGTCATATACTTGGAGAATATCCTCCAATTGCATTTAACGCAGCATCATTATCTGAGCATGCCAAGAAGgttaattcattattgaaatataatcCAAGTGATAATACCTCAATCAGTGAAGAGGACATTATTAAGTTATATCATGCACACACGCATTCATTGAAGAAAACATTCGactattttcttcaaaaattcaGTAACTTACAATATTTAGTATTAAATGATATGCCTACAAAAATCATTCGGGTTGATGAGCATCAAAGATGTAATGTTCCAATTTTCCATCATTTCAATTATAAGAGTAATCAAATATATGAGTTAGTTAATGCCGAATCACTATTTAGCTAA
- the SEN2 gene encoding tRNA splicing endonuclease subunit SEN2 (similar to Saccharomyces cerevisiae SEN2 (YLR105C); ancestral locus Anc_8.294) — translation MAKGKPNNKRYKYPLPIHPIDSLPQLFPHNPISWAYWVYCYYKSVNYLEFRIPIEIVGSRYPHILVKDVRGMEYLWRNGFFGTGQLSRSEPTWLERTSKRINNVINKGDPNLSLEKITQIRRAQRAHFKKQRKAMDDNLLEMRKNGCTKEEENRYITEQREHLRELRDVQLSDSLGPSDQNTDLIVKFEDDEIINDQNEIINLESLELLPVEAIFLTYALPVLDTKLEDLFNILLRKSQDNEAYSYNNIENIVKQYLIYHHYRSRGWSVRSGIKFGCEYLLYKRGPPFQHAQFCVMSLGYEESKPYEWYSSLSRVTSNAKKSLILCYIETLKNEDEIIKLWNKQDYTSVFSSYRISEVVYNRWMPGKNRD, via the coding sequence ATGGCAAAGGGAAAACCAAATAATAAACGCTATAAATATCCGTTACCAATTCATCCAATAGACTCGTTACCACAACTATTTCCTCATAATCCAATTTCATGGGCATATTGGgtatattgttattataaaaGTGTAAATTACTTAGAGTTTAGAATCCCAATAGAAATTGTTGGTAGTAGATATCCTCATATTTTGGTTAAAGATGTTAGAGGAATGGAGTATTTATGGAGAAATGGTTTTTTTGGTACTGGACAATTGTCACGTAGTGAACCTACCTGGTTAGAACGTACTAGTAAAAGAATTAACAATGTGATCAATAAAGGTGATCCTAATTTGAGTTTGGAAAAAATTACACAAATTAGAAGAGCTCAAAGAGCTCATTTTAAGAAACAAAGAAAAGCAATGGACGACAACTTATTGGAGATGCGAAAGAATGGTTGcacaaaagaagaagagaatAGATACATAACAGAACAACGTGAACATCTTAGAGAATTAAGAGATGTGCAACTATCTGATAGTTTAGGTCCAAGTGATCAAAATACTGATTTGATAGTCAAATTcgaagatgatgaaatcATAAACGatcaaaatgaaattattaatcttGAATCGTTAGAATTATTACCTGTGGAGGctatatttttaacatatGCATTACCGGTCTTGGATACTAAGTTAGAAGACTTGTTTAATATTCTTCTTAGAAAATCACAAGACAATGAAGCGTATTCATATAATAACATAGAGAATATAGTAAAACAGTATCTTATATACCACCATTACCGATCAAGAGGATGGAGTGTAAGATCAGGGATTAAATTTGGCTGTGAATATTTACTGTATAAAAGAGGACCACCATTTCAACATGCTCAGTTTTGTGTAATGTCTTTAGGATATGAGGAATCAAAACCTTACGAATGGTACTCCAGTTTATCTCGTGTAACAAGTAACGCCAAAAAGAGTTTAATTCTTTGCTACATTGAAACTTTGAAAAACGAAgatgaaataataaaattatggAATAAACAGGACTATACAAGCGTCTTCTCAAGTTATAGAATTTCTGAAGTTGTTTACAATAGATGGATGCCGGGAAAGAATAGAGATTAA
- the SAC6 gene encoding fimbrin (similar to Saccharomyces cerevisiae SAC6 (YDR129C); ancestral locus Anc_8.290), with the protein MNIVKLQRKFPILTQEDLFETIEKFRAIDLDDKGWVEKQQALEAVSKSDNITYDEARETLKQVNVDASGRVELDDYVELIAKLRESSAGAAPPTSFNVSGGSLPPVVNSQQPAGLQHKGTGAKANIIVGGSTSGTTHTINEEERREFTKHINSVLAGDADVGHMLPFPEDTFQLFDECRDGLVLSKLINDSVPDTIDTRVLNWSKNGKELNNFQASENANIVINSAKAIGCVVVNVHSEDIIEGKEHLILGLIWQIIRRGLLSKIDIKLHPELYRLLENDETLEQFLRLPPEQILLRWFNYHLKQANWNRTVTNFSKDVADGENYTILLNQLNSSLCSTAPLQTTDLLERAEQILQNAEKLDCRKYLTPSSLVAGNPKLNLAFVAHLFNTHPGLEPIEEAEVPEIEEFDAEGEREARVFTLWLNSLDVDPPVISLFEDLKDGLVLLQAYDKVIPGSVDQKHINKRPTSGAELSRFKALENTNYAVELGKSKGFSLVGIEGSDIVDGTKLLILGLVWQLMRRNIVNTMQTLSSTGRDMSDAQILKWAQEQVVKGGKSSTTRSLKDSSLASGVFLLDVLNGIAPGYVNYDLVTPGNTEEERYANARLAISIARKLGALIWLVPEDINEVRSRLILTFIASLMTLKK; encoded by the coding sequence ATGAACATTGTTAAATTACAAAGGAAATTTCCTATTCTGACTCAAGAAGATCTATTTGAGACTATTGAAAAGTTCAGAGCTATCGATTTAGACGATAAAGGTTGGGTTGAAAAACAACAAGCTTTAGAAGCAGTTTCTAAATCCGACAACATCACTTATGATGAAGCAAGAGAAACTTTGAAACAAGTCAATGTCGATGCTTCTGGTCGTGTCGAATTAGATGATTACGTCGAATTAATTGCCAAACTGAGAGAAAGTAGCGCAGGTGCTGCTCCACCAACAAGTTTTAATGTCAGTGGTGGTTCCCTTCCTCCGGTGGTTAACAGTCAACAACCAGCTGGTTTGCAACATAAAGGTACTGGTGCAAAAGCTAATATCATTGTGGGTGGTTCTACAAGTGGTACTACTCACACTAtcaatgaagaagaaagacGTGAATTCACTAAACATATTAATAGTGTTTTAGCAGGAGATGCCGATGTTGGTCATATGTTACCTTTCCCAGAAGATACTTTTCAACTTTTTGATGAGTGTAGAGATGGTTTAGTTCTGTCTAAGTTAATCAATGATTCCGTACCTGACACCATTGATACTAGAGTTTTAAATTGGTCGAAAAATGGTAAAGAACTAAATAATTTCCAAGCTAGTGAAAACGCAAACATTGTAATTAACTCAGCAAAAGCTATTGGTTGTGTTGTTGTTAATGTTCACTCAgaagatattattgaagGTAAAGaacatttaattttagGTTTGATTTGGCAAATCATTAGAAGAGGTCTATTGAGTAAAATTGATATCAAACTGCATCCTGAATTATATCGTCTACTAGAGAATGATGAAACTTTAGAACAATTTTTGAGATTACCACCAGAGCAAATCTTATTACGTTGGTTcaattatcatttgaaacAAGCTAACTGGAATAGAACTGTCACAAATTTCTCCAAAGATGTAGCTGATGGTGAAAATTATACCATCTtgttaaatcaattaaactCAAGCTTATGCTCCACTGCTCCTTTACAGACGACAGACTTACTGGAAAGAGCTGaacaaattttacaaaatgCAGAAAAACTGGACTGTAGAAAATATCTGACTCCAAGTTCTCTTGTTGCTGGTAATCCAAAGTTAAATTTAGCGTTTGTTGCTCATTTATTCAACACTCATCCAGGTTTAGAGCCAATCGAAGAGGCTGAAGTGCctgaaattgaagaattcgATGCTGAAGGCGAAAGAGAAGCCAGAGTTTTTACTTTATGGTTGAATTCATTAGATGTCGACCCACCTGTTATTTCTCTATTCGAAGATTTAAAGGATGGTTTAGTTTTATTACAGGCTTATGACAAGGTTATTCCAGGTTCCGTTGATCAGAAACACATAAATAAGAGGCCAACCTCTGGTGCTGAATTATCTAGATTCAAGGCTTTAGAAAACACAAATTATGCCGTCGAATTAGGTAAATCTAAGGGATTCTCTTTAGTTGGTATTGAAGGTTCTGACATTGTAGACGGtacaaaattattaattttaggTCTAGTTTGGCAATTGATGCGTAGGAACATTGTCAACACGATGCAAACTTTGTCATCCACTGGTAGAGATATGAGCGATGctcaaattttgaaatggGCTCAAGAGCAAGTTGTTAAAGGTGGTAAGAGTTCTACTACTAGATCTCTAAAGGATTCTTCCCTAGCATCTGGTGTATTCTTATTAGACGTCTTGAATGGTATCGCACCAGGTTATGTCAACTATGATTTAGTAACTCCAGGTAATACGgaagaagaaagatatGCCAATGCAAGATTAGCTATTTCCATTGCCAGAAAATTAGGTGCTTTGATTTGGTTAGTCCCAGAAGATATTAATGAGGTTCGTTCAAGATTGATCTTAACTTTCATTGCTTCGTTAATGACTTTGAAGAAGTAA
- the MIM2 gene encoding Mim2p (similar to Saccharomyces cerevisiae YLR099W-A; ancestral locus Anc_8.285) — MAKNTTLETSINPFDVLQSLESDSSMDELFSDGQQNSTIEQLDIVEPEINNEKITVEHITEGKEEEEGEDNDEEENNYENNDDIYVDYDEEILLEAQLLDAQQQWEESLQQLNKVLNWLVLPLFGKFLGRRTSKVIWKKVMNYLW; from the coding sequence ATGGCTAAAAACACCACTTTAGAAACATCGATTAATCCATTTGATGTTTTGCAATCTTTAGAATCGGATTCTAGTATggatgaattattttcagATGGTCAACAAAACTCTACGATTGAACAGCTTGATATAGTGGAACcagaaattaataatgaaaaaattacaGTTGAACACATCACAGAGggaaaagaagaagaagaaggagAAGacaatgatgaagaagaaaataattatgaaaataatgatgacaTATATGTAGATTACGATGAAGAGATTCTCTTAGAAGCACAGTTGTTGGATGCTCAACAGCAATGGGAGGAATCACTACAACAACttaataaagttttaaattGGTTAGTTCTGCCTTTATTTGGAAAGTTTCTGGGGAGAAGAACATCGAAAGTTATTTGGAAGAAAGTAATGAATTATCTCTGGTAA
- the ECM18 gene encoding alpha/beta hydrolase family protein (similar to Saccharomyces cerevisiae ECM18 (YDR125C) and ICT1 (YLR099C); ancestral locus Anc_8.284), whose amino-acid sequence MWSSYFKFNKCEPTNKLKTLQDEIVSNIEFHGDVTTTNTMLFDEINQWHFHNNAVNGDLIETPTLLVHGYATSSLAYYRNFAGLSSYIKDLYSIDLPTFGLSKTPELPTRKVTKNLKVTLSNSNDKSDDPKKITSFQLSKDDIKHNEKYYNETKKELEINENYYIDRIEKWRIENKLDKINLVGHSFGGYLSYKYATKYPDSIEKLCLVSPLGMESNIYSINNKFENDKIYEIEEEDPSSIFFTNTRTIPKFLFNNQLNVLRWLGPVGSTLTWKYIKASYRRVDDALYKDYIHELIYGKGGMEETTIKTFTNLFTTKLLAKDPITDTVDKLKAKNVLLLYGQEDWMNNYAGYQMTKKLNELKGYNTSKVGELNYATYMEVPEAGHNLFLDNPSFFNKALLSFFLA is encoded by the coding sequence ATGTGGTCATCatactttaaatttaataagtGTGAACCAACCAATAAGTTGAAAACATTGCAAGATGAAATTGTAAGTAATATCGAGTTTCATGGTGATGTCACTACAACAAATACAATGCTATTCGatgaaataaatcaatGGCATTTTCATAACAATGCTGTGAATGGtgatttaattgaaacCCCTACTTTATTAGTCCATGGATACGCAACTTCATCACTAGCTTACTACAGAAACTTTGCTGGTTTATCATCTTATATTAAAGATCTATATTCTATAGACCTACCAACTTTTGGGTTATCAAAAACTCCTGAATTACCAACTAGAAAAGTtactaaaaatttaaaagttaCTTTAAGTAATTCGAACGATAAATCAGATGATCccaaaaaaataacttcTTTCCAATTATCAAAGGATGATATTAAACacaatgaaaaatattataatgaaactaaaaaagaattagagATCAATGAAAATTACTACATTGatagaattgaaaaatggagaatcgaaaataaattggataaaataaatttagtaGGTCATTCCTTTGGTGGATATTTATCTTACAAATATGCTACAAAATATCCTGATTCCATAGAGAAATTGTGTTTAGTTTCTCCACTAGGGATggaatcaaatatttactcaataaataataaatttgagaatgataaaatatacGAAATAGAGGAAGAGGACccttcttcaatatttttcacAAATACTAGAACTATaccaaaatttttattcaataatcaattaaatgTCTTGCGTTGGTTAGGCCCAGTGGGATCAACTTTGACTTGGAAATATATCAAAGCTTCGTATAGAAGAGTTGATGATGCATTATACAAAGACTATATTCATGAATTAATTTACGGTAAAGGTGGCATGGAAGaaacaacaattaaaaCATTCACAAATTTGTTCACCACAAAGTTACTAGCAAAGGATCCAATCACCGATACAGTAGACAAATTAAAAGCTAAAAATGTATTACTTTTATATGGTCAAGAAGATTGGATGAATAATTATGCAGGTTACCAAATGactaaaaaattaaatgaattgaagGGATACAATACTTCAAAAGTTGGTGAACTGAATTACGCAACTTACATGGAGGTCCCAGAAGCAGGCCACAATTTATTCTTAGATAACCcatcatttttcaacaaGGCATTGTTATCTTTTTTCCTAGCTtag
- the HRT3 gene encoding SCF ubiquitin ligase complex subunit HRT3 (similar to Saccharomyces cerevisiae HRT3 (YLR097C); ancestral locus Anc_8.281) yields MMTSKKEEMSTNTMQDGNSLITKDDPNSPLSPKAIKAIEIWEIGVEKEKDGKMTDAIKYYRDAIRLFEGVEKLYRKKLHDEWIIFQKMEKLNLENTAASNDTEDGTDKNDGEPKEILPCWILEMLPNDILLNVVNHTVLQSGEGWFNLSLTCSKFNELCFHNSLPYITFSNYIYPKQIYDESAMTLNGISNIDELEKELWNNDSQLMLQVRPYIKFDGIYISVVNYLRHGSNIEGSSSLLNPIHMITYYRYLRFYPNGECLRLTTTDEPSSIVKLFDKEHKPKGSDLCRWSLGFEDNFSHVTIMRSDEKYTYREELQIKHHGHKRNQRLKWVISSVIDKEGTVSECSLRNEKTFFFSRVKSYSQHKGSKVNK; encoded by the coding sequence ATGATGACCTCCAAAAAAGAAGAGATGAGCACAAACACCATGCAAGATGgaaattcattaattacTAAGGATGATCCTAACTCACCATTGAGTCCCAAAGCTATTAAAGCAATTGAGATATGGGAGATAGGTGTTGAAAAGGAGAAGGATGGCAAAATGACCGATGCCATTAAGTATTATAGAGATGCAATTAGATTATTTGAAGGTGTCGAAAAACTATATAGGAAGAAGTTGCATGATGAATGGATTATATTTCAGAAGATGGAGAAACTGAATCTAGAAAATACTGCTGCAAGCAACGATACCGAAGATGGGActgataaaaatgatggagaaccaaaagaaatattgcCGTGCTGGATATTAGAGATGCTACCTAATGATATTCTACTGAACGTTGTTAACCATACCGTACTCCAGTCAGGCGAAGGTTGGTTTAATCTGTCATTAACGTGctctaaatttaatgaattatgTTTTCATAACTCACTACCTTACATAACATTCTCTAACTATATATACCCAAAACAAATTTACGATGAAAGTGCGATGACATTAAATGGGATAAGTAATATCGATGAATTGGAAAAAGAATTGTGGAATAATGATAGCCAACTAATGCTTCAAGTGAGACCATATATCAAGTTTGATGGTATTTATATCAGTGTCGTTAATTATTTAAGACACGGTTCTAACATTGAAGGTTCCTCTTCTTTACTTAACCCAATTCATATGATCACTTATTATAGATATCTTAGATTTTATCCAAATGGGGAATGTTTAAGATTAACCACCACTGATGAACCATCGTCTATAGTCAAATTATTCGATAAAGAGCATAAACCGAAAGGAAGTGATTTATGTCGCTGGTCTTTAGGATTTGAAGATAACTTCAGTCATGTCACAATCATGAGATCTGATGAAAAATACACATACAGAGAAGAATTACAAATTAAACATCATGGCCATAAAAGAAACCAAAGATTGAAATGGGTAATCTCATCAGTGATTGACAAGGAAGGGACTGTATCCGAATGTTCACTAAGGAATGAAAAgacatttttcttttcgaGAGTAAAATCGTATTCTCAACATAAGGGCTCAAAAGTTAACAAGTAG
- the NYV1 gene encoding Nyv1p (similar to Saccharomyces cerevisiae NYV1 (YLR093C); ancestral locus Anc_8.276) — translation MKQFNVSYVEVIQDNRAISSCFYQDNANVNYGSIIHDDNVDNNFREPAESPSAVELMATPNMFHKLINDVVVPNVVPVLGNKVTKVSMHILDGYDCYYTTSDTLNGSITKDTKLFVCINKITVPKILPIRLLSELKQLAESNDEGGEPLSFDTDEELSLKVGGIIDQFREDLISYRNKLIQDNEANGNYNNGREGNHYQDTDEELNEVLKIMNDNIDKFLKRQEKISLLVDKTSLLNSSSVNFKKRAVKLKNKMWWQRFKNMTLLFFSIIFIIGVILMFYYDFI, via the coding sequence ATGAAACAATTTAATGTATCTTATGTTGAGGTAATCCAGGATAATAGGGCCATATCAAGTTGTTTCTACCAAGATAATGCTAATGTGAATTATGGGTCTATAATACATGATGACAATGTCGATAATAATTTTCGTGAGCCCGCAGAGAGTCCGTCAGCAGTGGAATTAATGGCGACTCCAAATATGTTCCATAAACTAATTAATGATGTTGTAGTACCTAATGTTGTACCCGTACTAGGAAATAAGGTTACAAAAGTTTCTATGCATATATTGGATGGATATGATTGTTATTATACGACAAGTGATACCCTCAACGGGTCTATCACGAAGGATACAAAACTCTTTGTTTgcataaataaaattactGTACCCAAAATCCTACCAATTAGGTTATTAAGTGAGTTAAAGCAGTTGGCAGAATCAAATGATGAAGGTGGAGAACCACTGAGTTTTGATACTGATGAGGAATTGAGTTTAAAAGTTGGAGGAATAATAGATCAATTCCGAGAGGATCTAATCTCATATAGgaataaattaattcaaGATAATGAAGCTAATGGGAATTATAATAACGGTAGAGAAGGTAACCACTATCAAGACACTGATGAGGAACTAAATGAGGttttgaagataatgaatGACAATATAGACAAATTCTTGAAAAgacaagaaaaaatatcattattagtTGATAAGACATCACTTCTGAATAGTAGCAGtgtaaattttaaaaaaagagCTGTCaaacttaaaaataaaatgtgGTGGCAGCGGTTTAAGAATATGACTTTACTGTTTTTTtctatcatttttataattggGGTAATATTGATGTTCTACTATGATTTCAtctaa